The following DNA comes from Cryptosporangium minutisporangium.
TCGACCGACACGGGCAGCACCCGGCCGATCACCTGGCCCACCGCGCAGTCGGACCCCTCCCCGATCAGCTGGTGGAGCACCCCGTCGGCGTCACTGGCCAGGTCCTCGGCCGCCTTGGAGGTCTCGACGGTCGCGACCAGGTCCCCGGCACGCACCGCCGCACCCGCTGCGACCAGCCAGGAGACCAGCGTGTACGTCGTGTCGTTGGAGTTGAGCTTCGGAATCCTGACCTCGGTCACGAGCGTCCCTCCAGGACCGCCGTACTGATCGATTCGGCCTGCACGAGGACCTCGCGCTCGAGGTGTGCGGCGCTGGGCACCACGCTGTCCGCCGCGCAGAGCACGCGCACCGGCCGGGACAGCCGGCCCCACAACGCGGTGTGCAGCCGGTGGGCGAGATCCGCCGCCCAGGTGCCGCCGGACGTCCCGTCCTCCACGACGACGACCTGCCCGGCCCGCGCGGCCGCCGGAAGGATCGGCTCGACGTCCATCGGGTCGAGCCGGGCGGGCACGTACAGCTCACAGCTGATCTCGTAGCGCACGAACAGTTCCCGCATCGCGGTCAGCGTGCGCTCGGCGACGCCGCCGGGAGTGATCAGCACGCAGTCCGGCGGTGCCTCCTCGATCCGCGCCACCGCGGTGCCCGGCCAGGAGCCGATCAGGTGGTAGGAGAACAGGTCGTCCGCGGTGCCCGGCGGTCGTCTCCATCCCGTGTACAGGACCTTGTCCTCGAACACCACGGACGGAACGCCGGAGGCCAGCGCACCGTCGAGCAGGTCGCCGTAGTCGTGGAACGGGCTGATCTCGTAGACGTCGAGATCCGGGACCCCGAGGAAGTGTTTCTGCAGGCTCTGGCTGTGGGTCGGGCCGTAGCCGCGGTGGCCACCGGTCGGGCACCGCACGAGGATCGGCATCGGTGCCCGCCGGCCGTACATGCTCACCGACTTCGCTGCGAAGTTGACGATCTGGTCGAAGGCGAGCGTCACGAAGTCGGCGAACATCATCTCGACGATGGCCCGGTTCCCGGCGAGGGCCAGACCGTTGGCGAGCCCGACCGTCCCGCCCTCGCTGATCGGTGTGCCGATGACCTGGCGGGGAAAGCGCGTGGACAGGCCGCGGGTGATCTTGAAGGCGCCGCCGTAGGGATCGGTGATGTCCTGCCCCAGTACGTACAGCCGGTCATCAGCGGCGAGCGCCGCGCAGAGCGCGGCGTTGAGGTGGTCCGCTACGCGTTGGCGCGCTGCCATTGCTCCTCCTCCACGACGACGAGGGAGGACGACGTGCCCGGCCGCGCCGGTGGGCGGGCGGTGACGTCGCGCACCACCTCGGCCACCCGGCTCCGTTGTTCGGCGTCCAGCCGCTGGAACACCGGTCCGCGGTACCGCTGGTACCAGTCGGTGGCCCGCAGCCGGTCGAGCTCCTCCGGTGGTCGCGAGTCATCGCCTTTGCTGTGCGGGCCGATCCGCTGGGTGGCGAACTCCACCACGAGCGGACCGGCGCCGGCCCGGACCCGGCCCACCGGCTCGTCGAGCGACTGCCGGATCGTCGGCACGTCGTCGGTGCCGACGTAGTGGTGGGCGACGCCGAACGCGGCGGCTCGGCCGGCGATCGTGCCGGCCATCGCCGCGCTCGTGGGAGTGCTCTGCGCGATGCCGTTGTGCTCCACCACGACCAGGACGGGCAATCGCCACAGCGCCGCCATGTTCAGCGCCTCGTAGACGGCTCCCTCACCCCAGGTGCCGTCACCGATGTAGACGCACGCCAACCGACCGGGCTCGCGGTGGGCCACGTGGAGCGCGGCACCGGCCGCGACGGGGAGGCTCTCGCCCTGCACCCCGGTGGACAGGTACCGGCCGCGTCGCAGGTGCTGGCTGCCGCCCATCCCCCCGCTGACGGCCCCGACCCGGCCCAGGATCTCGGCGAGCAACCCAGCCGGGTCGTCGAACCGGGCCAGGTAGTGGCCGTGGCCACGGTGGTTGCTGAAGACGAAGTCGTCCGGGCTCAGCAGCGCACGAAGGGCGACCGGTACCGCTTCCTGCCCCAGGCAGGTGTGTGTCGTCCCGTGCAACTCCCCGCGCGCGAACAGGTCGAGCAGCGCGTACTCGAAGTGCCGGATCAGCAGCATCAGCCGCAGGTCGTCGTCGCTCACGTCCGCGCCCTTCGCCGTGCGAGCACCGCCGCCAGCGCCCGCTGACGGGAAGGGCTGAGCGCGGCGCCCTCCGCCGAGGGCGCGGCCGGCGACAGGCCGTCCAGATACCGTTCCAGCGCTCCGGCGTCGAGGCCGCCGACGAATTCCGCGGCCGCCTGCCTCCCCTGCTCCGCCAGCTCCGTGTAGTGCGACGGGTCGTCCAGGAGCCGCCGTAACGCGCTCCGCCAGGGAGTGATGTCCTGCGGAGGCACGATCGGCCGCGGATAGGCCTCGTCGGCGCGTTGGGGCCGGTACTCCCGGATGTGCTCGACCGGGAGGAGGTAGGGCACGCCGAGCTTCGCCTCGCGGAGCCCGCCCACGTCGCTGGCGAGCACCGGCACGCCGTGCAGCATCGCCTCGACGGCGGTGTACCCGAACGTCTCGTCCCACAGCGACGGCATCAGCAGGATTCGCGTCCGCGCCAGCAGATCGGCGATGTCGTCCACCGGCTCGGCGAGCGCGATGTTGGGCCTGCGGGCCAGCTCGGCCTCCTCGGACGGCTCGGTTCCCCAGGTCGGGACCGCCAGGAAATCCACCTCCGGCTCGGCGTCGGCGAGCTCCAGCAGGATGCCCAGGCCCTTGAAACCGCACGGGTTGACGAGGGTGACCGCGCCGCGGTCCGGACGGCCGAGTCCCGGGTGCGGTCCACGGCCGTACACCGCGGGGTGTATCACCGTCGCGTCCAGGCCGCCCCACCGGTGTGCGTACTCCGCCGCGGTCCGGCTCACGGCCACCACCCCGGCGCAGCGCTGCACCAGCCGCATTCCGGAGCCGCCGGGGTAGAAGGACCGCGGCCCGAACGGGAGCTGCTGGAGCGTGTGCAGCAGGTAGACGACCCGCCCGGGGGTCGCGCGCAGGGCGGTGCCGAGCATCAGCAGGCCGGGGTCGTCGGAGGGCACCAGGGTCCAGTCGGGTCGCTCGGCGGCGGCCACCCGCGCGACGTGGGCCGCCAGGCCGGCGGCGGAGGCGACCGCGTGCACCTCCACACCGCGATGGGTGAACGTCAGGACGCCGTCGACCAGCCGCGATTCCGGCAGCGACTCGATCGAGGACCCGTGCAACGGGGTGACCGCGACGCAGCGGTGCCCCGCGGCCGCGAGGTCCTCCAGCAGGATCCGGTTGGATTTGGTGGCGCCCCCGTGGCCGGGCAGGTACCGCATGTTCTGCGCCAGCAGGATCCGCATCGTCATTCGTTCTCGGCCAGGAGAGCCGCCAGTTCGTCCTCGGACATCCGGTCCAGTTCCGCGAGCGCCAGCGCGAGTTCGTCGGCGTCGGCGGCCTCCAGCCGGGCGGCGGTCACGACCCTCGCCACGGCCGCGATCGTCAGGTCCGTTTCGAACAGGGCGTCGATCGGGAGCTCCAGGCCCAACTCCTCCTGCACCGTCGCCAGGAACCGGACCAGCGTCAACGACTGACCACCCAGCGCGAAGAAGTCGTCCTGCACCGACGTCGGCGCCAGACCCAGGCCGATCCAGATCCGCGCGACCGCCGCCTCGGTGGCGTCGGCGCCCTCCGGTACTCCCGCTGTCGTCGTCATCAGGCCTCCCCTCGGGTACGCGCACTCAACGGGCGCATGTCGGTCCACACGGCGTCGATGTGATCCAGGCACTGCTGCCGGGCACCGACCGTGCCCTCCGCCCGCCAGCCGGCCGGGCGCTCCTCGTCGCATGGCCAGATCGAGTACTGCTCCTCGTCGTTGACGACGACCTGGTACTCCCGCTCCACCGGCTCGCTCACTGGGTCAGCTCCTTCTCGATCCGGCTCGGTTCCGGCCTTCCGGCCGTCGTGTCGTTCGTTCGGACGCCTCGCCGGCCGCGTACCTTCGCCGCCCGCACCTCCGCCCCGATGAGGTCGTCGGGCACCGCGTCGGGCACCCGGTCGTCGAACCGGGCGAGGCTGGGCAGGCGCAGCGAGACCACTACCTGGACGACCATCGCCGCGGACAGAAGCAGGAACAGCAGCGCGGTCCCCCGGCCCGGTCCGACGCCGATGAGCGCACCGACGCTGCCGGCCAGCGCGCCGTCGGGCGCCATCAGCGGCTCCAGCAACTGGCTCCCGAGCGGCGCCACGACCGCGTAGCCGATCGGGATCGTGGAGAACGCGATCACCGTGTTGACGGCGAACACCCGGCCGTGGAACCGCTGGGGAACCTTGACCTGCACGACCGTGGTGTAGACGCCGTTGGCCAGGGTGAGCCCGAACGACATCCCGAACGCGCCGACCGCGACCAGCCACTCGGAAACGCGCAGACCGGGGACCGCGCTGAACAGCGCGAGCACGAGCACCACCAGCAGCATTCCGCGCACCCGAGCATGCCGGGGGCCACCCCAGATGCTCATCAGCAAGCCGCCGAGGATCGCGCCGAGACCGCCGGCCATGCTGGTGCGAGCCACCGCGTCCAGATCGGAGAAGGACAGCACCAGCGGCGAGAGCAGGAGGAACAGCGGTGTCATGAACAGGTTCAGCACGGCGAAGAAGAGCAGGACCGGGCGGAGGCCGCCGTCGCCCAGGGAGTACCGCCAGCCGCCGACGACCTCCTGCCAGAACGTCTCCCGCCGAACCCACGCCATCGTCTTCGGGAACTGGACGCAGAGCAGCACCGCGATCGCGCAGGCGTAACTCACCACGTCGATGACGAGGATCCCGGCCAGACCGATCGTCGCGATCAGACCTGCTGCTGCCAGCGGCACCAGGAACTGGCCGGCGCCGAAGCTCATCTGCACGATGCCGTTGGCGTGCCCCAGGTAGCGCTTCGGCACGAGCTGGGGCACGGCGGAGGCGAACGCGAGCCGCTGGAACGTCAGCGCCACCGAGAGCGTCACCAGCATCACGTAGATGGGTACGGGCCCGAGGTTGCCGGTCAGCGCGAGGCCCAGCAGCACGGCCTGGCTGCTACCGGCGGCGAGATCAGCCAGCAGCATCACCCGCCGCCGGTCGTAGCGGTCGACGACCGCACCGGCGAACGGGGCGACGAGCATCCCGGGGACCAGGCCGAGTACCGCGAACGTCGCTAACTTCAGCAGGGATCCGGTCTCCAGATAGATCCAGAGCGGGATCGCGAACTCGCTCAACGCGGAGCCGACGATCGACAGCAGCTGGCCGGCCGCGACCGTTCCGAAGCGCCGCAGGCTCGGTTCCGGCCCGGTTTCCCCGGACGGCGTGCCGCCTACCGGTGGGGTGTCGTCCGGGGTGTCCGCGAGCGCCATGGTCGAACGCCCGGCGACGGCCCAGCCGCCATCGGCAGCACCGATCTGCTCGTCGGTGCGGTGCACGGTGGTCACGATGTCGGCGAGCTCGGCGGCCCGGTACTTGAGGAAGAAGTGACCGCCCTCGTCCAGGACGACCAGCGTCGCCGTCCCGGTCAGGAAGTGCCACTCGCGGTACCGCTCCTGGTAGAACTCCGTCTGGGGATCCTGGTTGCCCACCACCGAGACGATCGGTGCCCGCAGCGGAGCGGTCCGCGCGGTGAACAACGCGGTGAAGTACTCCTCCGCCACCTCGGACGCCTTGCGCATGTTCGCGACGATCACGTCCGCCTCGGCCGGATCCAGCTCCGTCATGTCGACGCCCATCGACCGCAGCCAGTTCTCGTAGATCCGGTTGCCGACCAGCGCCTCGCGTCCGGCGATCTTCGACAGCAGCGACAGCAGCCGACCGGTCGGGCGGGCGAACGGGAACACGGCGCCGATGTAGACCGCGTCGACGGTCCGCCCGGCCGCCTCCAATCGCCGGGTCAGCTCGACGGCGAGGGACGAGCCGACTCCGCAGTGCCCGTAGACCACGACCGGCCCCTCGATCCGCTCGATCACCTCGGCGGCGCAGCGGGCGGCCAGCTCGTCGAAGGGCAGCGGGTCCTCGCGCAACCCGATGTCCTGCCCCGGGATCGCCACCGAGTACAGCGACCAGCCGGTCGGCAGGACGTCCGCCAGCGGCTGGTAAACGACGGCAGACCCACCGCCGTACGGGACACAGACCAGCGTCGCCACGCGTTGGTCGGTCGGGACGGGGCGGGTGAGCTCGTTGAGCAACCGGCGCGGCCCCCGTGTCCGCGCCGGTTGCTCAACGAGAGCTGCGAGGTCCCGGATCGTGCGATGGGTGAACAAGTCGAGGACCGAGACACCGGCGTCGGACGTCCGGCGCAGCCGGGCCGCCACCTGGGTGGCGATCAACGAGTGGCCGCCCAGGTCGAAGAAGTCGTCGTCGATGCCGACGGTCTCGACGCCGAGCAGCTCGCGCCAGAGGCCGGCGATCAGCCGCTCGGTTTCGGTCCGCGGCTCGACCAGCGCCGTGGACGCGTCCCGCCGGACGACCGGGGCCGGGAGCGCCCGCCGGTCGAGCTTGCCGCTCGGGCTCAGCGGCAGGGCAGGCACCTCCACGAAGGCGTTCGGCACGAAGTAGTCGGGCAGCGTGCTCCGCAGCGCGGTTCGCAACGCCGCCTCGTCGAGAGCCTCGGTCACCAGGTAACCGACCAGGCGCTTGTCTCCGGGCGCGTCCTCCCGGACGACCACCGCGGCATCCCGCACACCGGGTTGCCGTCGCAGCTCCGCCTCGATCTCGCCGAGCTCGATCCGCAGTCCTCGGAGCTTGACCTGGCTGTCCATCCGGCCGAGGAAGTCCAGCGTTCCGTCCGGCCGCCACCGGGCCAGGTCACCGGTGGCGTACATCCGCGAGCCGGGCGGGCCGTAGGGGTCGGGCCGGAACCGCTCCGCGGTGAGCGCGGGGCGGTGCAGATATCCGGTGGCGAGGCCGACACCGGCGAGAAAGAGCTGACCGGGCACGCCGACCGGCACCGGCCGCAACCGGTCGTCCAACACGTACAGAGCCAGGTTCTGGATCGGGGTGCCGATCGGGACCCGCGCCAGGCCGGTCAACGCGTCGGCCGTGCACTGCCAGGACGTGACGTCGATGGCCGCCTCGGTGGGCCCGTACAGGTTGTGCAGCTCCGCGGGCACCGTGGCGAGGCAGCGGCGGGCCAGGTCGACCGGCAGCTCCTCACCGCTGCAGATCACCCGCCGCAGCGACGTGCAGCCGGAGACCCCGTCGGCGGCGAGGAAGACAGCGAGCATCGACGGAACGAAATGCAGCGTCGTGACGCCTTCGGCGCGCACCAGATCACGCAGGTACTCGGCGTCCTTGTGGCCGCCGGGCTTGGCCAGGACCAACCGGGCACCGGCCAGCAACGGCCAGAAGAACTCCCACACCGACACGTCGAAGCTCGCCGGGGTCTTCTGCAGCACGACGTCGTCGGCGCCCAGCCGGTACGTGCGCTGCATCCAGTCCAGCCGGTTGACGATTCCCCGGTGGGTGTTCGGAACGCCTTTCGGCCTGCCGGTCGAGCCGGAGGTGTAGATGACGTAGGCGGCGTCGCCGGGTACGGGGCCCGGCCGGGGTGCCGACGGCGGGCCGGGCTCGGCTGCCTCGTCCAGCAGGACCGTGGACGCCGCGGAGAAGAGGGCCGCGAACTTCCGCTGGGTGAGGACGACGGAGGCGGCGCTGTCGGCGAGCATGAACTCCAGCCGCTGCGCCGGGTACTCGGGGTCGAGCGGCACGTACGCGGCTCCGGTCTTGAGCACCGCGTACAGCGCGACGACCAGCTCCGGCGAGCGCTCGGCACAGACCGCCACCAGATCACCCGGCCCGACGCCCAGCCGGCCCGCCAGCGCGGTGGCGCGCTCGTCCAGGTCGGCGTAGGTGAGGTGGGTGTCCTCGAACGTCACGGCGATCGCCGCGGGATCGCGGCGCACCGCCTCGGCGATCAACGACGGCAGCGTGGCGTCGCTCGGTACCTCGACGTGGACCGGCGGGGCGACCAGAGCGGCCCGCTCCGCCTCGGTGACCAGCTCGATCTCCGACAGCCGCCGGTGCGGGTCGCCGAGCCCGGCGTCGAGCAAGCGTTGCAGGTGTCCGGCGAGACGCTCGACGGTGCCGGCCTGGAACAGATCGGTGTTGTAGACGAACGTCGCCCACAGGTGCCCGGCGTCCTCCTTGACGTAGATCTCGAGGTCGAACCGGGTCGCGGTGACCGGAGCCGGCCAGTGGCCGAAGGTGATCCCGGTGGGTGCCCGGCCGCCGTGTTCGGCGTAGTTCTGCACCGCGAACAGCACCTGGAACAGCGGCGAGCGGCTCACGTCCCGCGGCACGTTCAGCGCCTGGACCAGCTGCTCGAACGGAAGTTCCGCGTGGGCGAACGCGTCCAGGCACGTCTCCTTGGTGCGGTCGACCAGCTCGGCGAACGTCGGGTCGCCGTCGAGCGAGGCGCGCAGCGTCAGTGTGTTCACGAACATCCCGATCAGCTTTTCCAGCTCACCGTGAGCACGGCCCGCCACCGGTGATCCGACGGCGAAGTCGGACTGCCCGCTGTACCGGCCCAGCACCGCGTGGACGGCGGCGAGCAGAACCATGTAGGGAGTCGCGCCGCGCTCCTCCGCCAGGCACGCCACGCCGGCCTGCACGTCGGCACCGAGGTCGAGTGTGTACTCGGCGCCGGCGAACGTCTGCCGAGCGGGGCGGGGGTGGTCGATCGGCAGCTCCAACGGCTCGAGCCCGGCGATCGCGCCCCGCCAGTAGGCGACGTCGGCGTCCTTCTCCGGTCCGGCCATCCGCTCCCGCTGCCACGCCGCGTAGTCCCGGTAGCGCACGGGCAGGTCGGCCAGGTCGGGGGGCGAGCCGTTCCGGGCCGCGTCGTAGAGCGCCGACATCTCGTTGACGAACAGGTCCATGGACCAGCCGTCGGTGACGATGTGGTGAATGGCCAGCACGAACAGGTGGTCGTCGGCGGCCAAGCGGAGAAGGAGCGGCCGCACCAGCGGGCCGCTGGCCAGGTTGAACGCCTGGGTGACGTGGGCGGTGATCAGCGCTTGCGCGTCGTCGGCGGAGACCTCGACGACGTCGATGTCGAGCGCGGAGGCCGTCGACGAGGGTTCGACCGTGAGCACCGGACGGCCGTCCCCGGCGTCGCGGATCCGGCTGCGGAGCGTCTCGTGCCGGGCCACCACGCCGCGCACCGCGGCGACCAGCGCGGACCGGTCCAGCAGGCCGCGCACCCGCAGCACCACGGGGATCGTGTACGCGCCGCTGCCAGGGCTCAGCTGCTCCAGGAACCACAGCCGCTCCTGCGCGAACGACAGCTGCGGGGACTCGTCGCCCGCGCGCACGGGAATCGCCACGGTGGCGGTGTGCCGCCCGCGGAGCCGTCGTTCGAGCAGAGCACGCTTCGCCGGGGACAGCGCGGCCCGGGACGCAGCAGCCCGGGACCCTGCGTCGGACGTCGTCGTCATCGCGTCGGCCTCTCGTCGGCGGCGGGCAGGGTCTCGTCGGCGAGCAGTGCCGCCGCCTCGACGTCGGAGAGGTCGGCGAGATCGGCGAGCAGCGCCTCCTCGACCGCGGCGGCGAACTGCTCCAGCACCGGGTACTGGAACACCGCACGCAGCGGTACGCGCACTCCCGCCGCGCCGCGTAACCGGGCGAGCATCTTCATCGCCAGTAGCGAGTGCCCGCCTCCGGCGAAGAAGTCGGCGTAGAGCCCGACCCGATCCAGGCCGAGCACGTCCGCCCAGACCTCGGCGACCAGCTCCTCCGCGGCCGTCCGCGGCGCGACGTACGGCGCCGGGCGCGAGGGAGTCGCCCGTGGCAGGGGTAGCGGGGGTGGCGCGGCCGACCCGCGGCCGGCCACCGTGGACAGCGGCGCGTCGGGATCGGTGAGCAGGGCGGTCAGCAGCGCGCCGAAGCGGTCCGCCACCCGCCGGACGGTGTCCCGCTCGAACAGCTCGGTGCGGTACCCGAAGACCAACCGCAGCCCGGAGCGCGTCCGCCAGGCGTCGAGGCTGAGGTCGAACTTGACCTGGCGGTGCTCGCCGTCGAAGAACTCGGCGTGGACACCGGGCAGGACCTCGGTTCCGGCGGCCTCCTCGGTGTGCAGGACGAACATGGTCTGGAACAGCGGTGTGCGGCTCAGGTCCCGGGGGACGTCGAGCGCTCCGAGGAGCCGGTCGAACGGGACGTCCTGGTGTGCGTAGGCCTCGAGCGCGACGTCCCGGGTCCGGGCCAGCAGCCGCCGGAACGTCGGGTCGCCGGACAGGTCACCCCGGAGCGCCAGCGTGTTGACGAAGAAGCCGATCAGGTCGGCCACCTCCACACGGGGCCGGTTCTCGATCGGCGACCCGACGCAGATGTCGTCGTGGCCGGTCAGCTGCGCGAGCAGCACCTGGTACGCCGCGAGCAGCACCATGAACGGGGTGCCGGTCGTCTCGGCGGCGAGGCGTTGCACGCTGCGGGACACCGCAGCGGGCAGGTCGAGCACCAGGAAGTCGCCCGCCGACCCCGGCACCGGCGGGCGCGGGCGGTCGGTCGGCAGGTCCAGCGGACGCACGTCGGCGAGCTGCCGCCGCCAGTACGCCAACGAGTCGCCCGCCGGCTGGACTCGCTGCCACAGCGCGTAGTCCGCGTACTGCACGGGCAGGTCGGGTAGCTCGGGTTCGAACCCCGAGGCGAGGGCGGCGTAGGCCCGGTGCACCTCGGCGACGAGCAGCCCCGCCGATCGGCCGTCACCGGCGATGTGGTGGACGACGACGGCCAGCACGTGGTCGTCGTCGGAGAGCCGGACCAACCCGGCGCGGATCAGCGGTCCGGTGGCGAGGTCGAACGGCGCGTTCGTCCACCCGGCGACGATCCGCCGGGCCTCCGCCTCGCCATCGCCGTCGGCCCGGACGAGCTCGACTCCGGTCGGCGGCAGGACTTCTTGAACCGGCTCGCCGTCGAACTCGAGGAACCGGGTCCGGAGCGCCTCGTGCCGGTTCACGACCACTCCGAGTGCGCCTTCGAGGAGGTCGGGATCGACCGGGCCGCGCAGTCGGTACGCCAGGTAGATGTTGTAGGAGGCATCGTCCGGATCGAGCTGCTGCAGGAACCACAGCCGCTCCTGGCCGAGGGAGAGAGGGACCGGACCGGCGTCGGCCGGACGGGCGAGAACGGGCCGGTCCACCGCGCCCGGCCGGGCCCGCAGCCGGTCGATCACCGTGGCCAGGCCGGCGACCGTGGGCGCACTGAACAGG
Coding sequences within:
- a CDS encoding MbtH family protein, whose product is MSEPVEREYQVVVNDEEQYSIWPCDEERPAGWRAEGTVGARQQCLDHIDAVWTDMRPLSARTRGEA
- a CDS encoding phosphopantetheine-binding protein; amino-acid sequence: MTTTAGVPEGADATEAAVARIWIGLGLAPTSVQDDFFALGGQSLTLVRFLATVQEELGLELPIDALFETDLTIAAVARVVTAARLEAADADELALALAELDRMSEDELAALLAENE
- a CDS encoding glycosyltransferase family 4 protein, which gives rise to MTMRILLAQNMRYLPGHGGATKSNRILLEDLAAAGHRCVAVTPLHGSSIESLPESRLVDGVLTFTHRGVEVHAVASAAGLAAHVARVAAAERPDWTLVPSDDPGLLMLGTALRATPGRVVYLLHTLQQLPFGPRSFYPGGSGMRLVQRCAGVVAVSRTAAEYAHRWGGLDATVIHPAVYGRGPHPGLGRPDRGAVTLVNPCGFKGLGILLELADAEPEVDFLAVPTWGTEPSEEAELARRPNIALAEPVDDIADLLARTRILLMPSLWDETFGYTAVEAMLHGVPVLASDVGGLREAKLGVPYLLPVEHIREYRPQRADEAYPRPIVPPQDITPWRSALRRLLDDPSHYTELAEQGRQAAAEFVGGLDAGALERYLDGLSPAAPSAEGAALSPSRQRALAAVLARRRART
- a CDS encoding alpha-ketoacid dehydrogenase subunit beta, yielding MAARQRVADHLNAALCAALAADDRLYVLGQDITDPYGGAFKITRGLSTRFPRQVIGTPISEGGTVGLANGLALAGNRAIVEMMFADFVTLAFDQIVNFAAKSVSMYGRRAPMPILVRCPTGGHRGYGPTHSQSLQKHFLGVPDLDVYEISPFHDYGDLLDGALASGVPSVVFEDKVLYTGWRRPPGTADDLFSYHLIGSWPGTAVARIEEAPPDCVLITPGGVAERTLTAMRELFVRYEISCELYVPARLDPMDVEPILPAAARAGQVVVVEDGTSGGTWAADLAHRLHTALWGRLSRPVRVLCAADSVVPSAAHLEREVLVQAESISTAVLEGRS
- a CDS encoding thiamine pyrophosphate-dependent dehydrogenase E1 component subunit alpha, giving the protein MLLIRHFEYALLDLFARGELHGTTHTCLGQEAVPVALRALLSPDDFVFSNHRGHGHYLARFDDPAGLLAEILGRVGAVSGGMGGSQHLRRGRYLSTGVQGESLPVAAGAALHVAHREPGRLACVYIGDGTWGEGAVYEALNMAALWRLPVLVVVEHNGIAQSTPTSAAMAGTIAGRAAAFGVAHHYVGTDDVPTIRQSLDEPVGRVRAGAGPLVVEFATQRIGPHSKGDDSRPPEELDRLRATDWYQRYRGPVFQRLDAEQRSRVAEVVRDVTARPPARPGTSSSLVVVEEEQWQRANA
- a CDS encoding amino acid adenylation domain-containing protein — translated: MTTTSDAGSRAAASRAALSPAKRALLERRLRGRHTATVAIPVRAGDESPQLSFAQERLWFLEQLSPGSGAYTIPVVLRVRGLLDRSALVAAVRGVVARHETLRSRIRDAGDGRPVLTVEPSSTASALDIDVVEVSADDAQALITAHVTQAFNLASGPLVRPLLLRLAADDHLFVLAIHHIVTDGWSMDLFVNEMSALYDAARNGSPPDLADLPVRYRDYAAWQRERMAGPEKDADVAYWRGAIAGLEPLELPIDHPRPARQTFAGAEYTLDLGADVQAGVACLAEERGATPYMVLLAAVHAVLGRYSGQSDFAVGSPVAGRAHGELEKLIGMFVNTLTLRASLDGDPTFAELVDRTKETCLDAFAHAELPFEQLVQALNVPRDVSRSPLFQVLFAVQNYAEHGGRAPTGITFGHWPAPVTATRFDLEIYVKEDAGHLWATFVYNTDLFQAGTVERLAGHLQRLLDAGLGDPHRRLSEIELVTEAERAALVAPPVHVEVPSDATLPSLIAEAVRRDPAAIAVTFEDTHLTYADLDERATALAGRLGVGPGDLVAVCAERSPELVVALYAVLKTGAAYVPLDPEYPAQRLEFMLADSAASVVLTQRKFAALFSAASTVLLDEAAEPGPPSAPRPGPVPGDAAYVIYTSGSTGRPKGVPNTHRGIVNRLDWMQRTYRLGADDVVLQKTPASFDVSVWEFFWPLLAGARLVLAKPGGHKDAEYLRDLVRAEGVTTLHFVPSMLAVFLAADGVSGCTSLRRVICSGEELPVDLARRCLATVPAELHNLYGPTEAAIDVTSWQCTADALTGLARVPIGTPIQNLALYVLDDRLRPVPVGVPGQLFLAGVGLATGYLHRPALTAERFRPDPYGPPGSRMYATGDLARWRPDGTLDFLGRMDSQVKLRGLRIELGEIEAELRRQPGVRDAAVVVREDAPGDKRLVGYLVTEALDEAALRTALRSTLPDYFVPNAFVEVPALPLSPSGKLDRRALPAPVVRRDASTALVEPRTETERLIAGLWRELLGVETVGIDDDFFDLGGHSLIATQVAARLRRTSDAGVSVLDLFTHRTIRDLAALVEQPARTRGPRRLLNELTRPVPTDQRVATLVCVPYGGGSAVVYQPLADVLPTGWSLYSVAIPGQDIGLREDPLPFDELAARCAAEVIERIEGPVVVYGHCGVGSSLAVELTRRLEAAGRTVDAVYIGAVFPFARPTGRLLSLLSKIAGREALVGNRIYENWLRSMGVDMTELDPAEADVIVANMRKASEVAEEYFTALFTARTAPLRAPIVSVVGNQDPQTEFYQERYREWHFLTGTATLVVLDEGGHFFLKYRAAELADIVTTVHRTDEQIGAADGGWAVAGRSTMALADTPDDTPPVGGTPSGETGPEPSLRRFGTVAAGQLLSIVGSALSEFAIPLWIYLETGSLLKLATFAVLGLVPGMLVAPFAGAVVDRYDRRRVMLLADLAAGSSQAVLLGLALTGNLGPVPIYVMLVTLSVALTFQRLAFASAVPQLVPKRYLGHANGIVQMSFGAGQFLVPLAAAGLIATIGLAGILVIDVVSYACAIAVLLCVQFPKTMAWVRRETFWQEVVGGWRYSLGDGGLRPVLLFFAVLNLFMTPLFLLLSPLVLSFSDLDAVARTSMAGGLGAILGGLLMSIWGGPRHARVRGMLLVVLVLALFSAVPGLRVSEWLVAVGAFGMSFGLTLANGVYTTVVQVKVPQRFHGRVFAVNTVIAFSTIPIGYAVVAPLGSQLLEPLMAPDGALAGSVGALIGVGPGRGTALLFLLLSAAMVVQVVVSLRLPSLARFDDRVPDAVPDDLIGAEVRAAKVRGRRGVRTNDTTAGRPEPSRIEKELTQ